The following DNA comes from Mycolicibacterium aromaticivorans JS19b1 = JCM 16368.
ATACCGATTTCTTAGCGGGACGCCTCGTCGTCGAGATGGACGCCCGGGACGACTTAAAGACGCCCTTCGGCTCGTTGCACGGTGGCTGTCTGTCGGCGCTCGTTGACCACTGTCTCGGCGTCGTGTTCTATCCCGTCATTCCTGCCGGATCCTGGGTTGCGACCACCGAATTCAAGCTGAACCTACTCCGACCGGTGTCCAGCGGCACGTGCGTCGCGGTAGCCGAGATCATCTCGCTCGGGAAGAGCAGCGGTGTCGCGAGAATCGATATTACCAACGACGGGCGGGCTGTGTGCGCTGCCCAGGGCACTGTGACTGTTGTGGGCCAGAAGGCGGCCTCGTGATGTCCCCCGGGCTCGGCAGGCGGCGCAGGGTAAGACCTGTCCTCCAGCGAGTGCCCACCACCGACGGAGTCTCCTTGGCGGTCGACCTGTATCCGTGCGCGAAGCCGCGGGCAGCCGTATTGCTGCTACACGGAGGAGGCCAAAGCCGTCATGCGTGGGATGCGACAGCGCAGCGCTTACACGCACGCGGCTACCTCGCGGCGGCCTACGATGCGCGCGGACACGGGGATAGTGACTGGGACCCGGATGGCCGCTATGACCTTGATCGACTCGGCGGCGACCTGCTCGCGGTGCGTTCGCACGCGGCAGGTGGGCACCCTGTTGTGGCCATTGGAGCTTCCCTCGGCGGTCTGACGATCCTGGGCACTCACCTACTCGCATCACCTGACCTGTGGGACGCCGTGGTGCTGGTGGACATCACTCCACGCATGGAGATGCAGGGCGCACGGCGCGTCGTCGCATTCATGGCGGCGCACCCCGACGGTTTCGCCGATCTTGAGTCTGCCGCCGAGGTTATCGCCGCGTACAACCCACACAGATCGAAGCCAAGCAGCCTCGACGGACTACGGAAGGTCTTGCAGCAGCGCGCCGACGACCGTTGGGTATGGCGGTGGGATCCGGCCTTTGTGGCGTCGAATTTT
Coding sequences within:
- a CDS encoding PaaI family thioesterase, with amino-acid sequence MSANFAAFDAQVANQLKGAALTAGGLAGYLGFRHTDFLAGRLVVEMDARDDLKTPFGSLHGGCLSALVDHCLGVVFYPVIPAGSWVATTEFKLNLLRPVSSGTCVAVAEIISLGKSSGVARIDITNDGRAVCAAQGTVTVVGQKAAS
- a CDS encoding alpha/beta fold hydrolase, which codes for MSPGLGRRRRVRPVLQRVPTTDGVSLAVDLYPCAKPRAAVLLLHGGGQSRHAWDATAQRLHARGYLAAAYDARGHGDSDWDPDGRYDLDRLGGDLLAVRSHAAGGHPVVAIGASLGGLTILGTHLLASPDLWDAVVLVDITPRMEMQGARRVVAFMAAHPDGFADLESAAEVIAAYNPHRSKPSSLDGLRKVLQQRADDRWVWRWDPAFVASNFGFLQGNPDEGAAEFDRMSMVLIDGARQVSAPTLLVRGLLSDVVSEETVNDFVDLVPHARTVDVTDAGHMIAGDDNDAFSEAVIDFLDEVV